A DNA window from Bacillus oleivorans contains the following coding sequences:
- a CDS encoding DUF6254 family protein translates to MTFQKNEKERMWNVRKQSQNPHGKVKSFKELGKGTPK, encoded by the coding sequence ATGACATTTCAAAAGAATGAAAAAGAAAGAATGTGGAATGTGCGAAAGCAATCGCAAAACCCTCATGGAAAAGTAAAATCATTTAAGGAGCTTGGAAAAGGCACACCAAAATAA
- a CDS encoding MarR family winged helix-turn-helix transcriptional regulator produces MDNKDLQQSLKLFVVLSKAYKTLNERVNRFIQKEGLNPTEFAVLELLYHKGDQPLQQIGEKILIASGSITYVVDKLEKKGLMRRIACPSDRRVTFGQITEEGNAFMDKFFPEHAKRLHELMSAVSEEDKEIAIEVMKHIGKTTVAKEL; encoded by the coding sequence ATAGATAATAAAGATCTCCAACAGTCACTCAAGCTTTTTGTCGTTCTATCAAAGGCGTATAAAACCTTAAATGAAAGAGTAAATCGCTTTATCCAAAAGGAAGGATTAAATCCAACTGAATTCGCTGTTTTAGAGCTTTTATACCATAAAGGAGATCAGCCATTACAGCAAATAGGAGAAAAAATCCTAATCGCAAGCGGAAGTATTACTTATGTGGTCGATAAACTTGAAAAAAAAGGGTTAATGCGACGGATTGCTTGTCCTAGTGATCGCAGAGTAACATTTGGTCAAATTACAGAAGAGGGAAATGCTTTTATGGACAAGTTTTTCCCTGAGCATGCCAAAAGACTTCATGAATTAATGTCCGCTGTGTCTGAAGAAGATAAAGAAATTGCAATCGAAGTTATGAAGCACATTGGCAAAACTACAGTTGCAAAAGAGTTGTAA
- a CDS encoding YkvI family membrane protein, producing the protein MTGKWSQALQLAAVYVGTIVGAGFATGKEIVEFFTRFGFIGLLGMIFAGYLFITMGTKLMLVAIETKSRSYQELNIVLFGRFFGTGINGLMLFILLGVNAVMLSGAGAVFEEQLHIPKEAGIFGTIVLSILVLTVGTKGLFAVNTFVVPMMIGFSFLLMILSLRLPQFVDHVMWIPPQSDGWKAVLAPFTYTAFNLSLAQAVLVPVAFELKDENVVKWGGRLGGILLTLILLSSHFTLVMLDHVTLYEIPMAVMMKSLAAGLYWIFILIIYGEIFTSVIGNTFGLERQIRQYVPIHSTIIILTIFIITYFISIIEYGTLLSILYPIFGYIGLAFLILLWVRPDKE; encoded by the coding sequence ATGACTGGTAAATGGAGTCAGGCTTTACAACTAGCCGCCGTATATGTAGGAACAATCGTCGGGGCAGGGTTTGCGACTGGGAAAGAAATAGTAGAGTTTTTTACCCGATTTGGATTTATTGGACTTTTAGGAATGATCTTTGCCGGATACCTGTTTATCACGATGGGGACCAAACTAATGTTAGTAGCAATTGAAACAAAAAGCCGCTCTTATCAGGAGTTAAACATTGTATTATTTGGACGCTTTTTTGGAACAGGCATTAATGGTTTAATGCTTTTTATATTGCTGGGTGTAAATGCTGTGATGCTTTCGGGGGCGGGTGCCGTTTTTGAAGAACAGTTACATATCCCAAAGGAAGCAGGTATATTCGGTACAATCGTTCTTTCGATCCTCGTATTAACAGTGGGAACGAAAGGATTATTTGCAGTGAACACCTTTGTTGTTCCAATGATGATTGGGTTTAGCTTTTTATTAATGATTTTATCATTGAGACTGCCCCAATTTGTCGATCATGTTATGTGGATTCCTCCGCAAAGTGACGGTTGGAAAGCAGTTTTAGCTCCTTTTACATATACGGCTTTTAATCTTTCTCTCGCTCAAGCTGTTTTAGTCCCGGTTGCCTTTGAATTAAAAGATGAAAATGTGGTAAAGTGGGGGGGAAGATTAGGTGGGATCCTTTTAACGCTAATTTTACTGTCAAGCCATTTTACCCTTGTCATGCTTGATCATGTCACTCTGTATGAAATTCCAATGGCTGTTATGATGAAATCATTAGCAGCAGGACTGTATTGGATTTTTATCTTAATCATTTATGGTGAAATCTTTACTTCCGTAATAGGAAATACCTTTGGGCTTGAAAGGCAGATTAGGCAGTATGTTCCGATACATAGTACCATCATTATTTTGACTATCTTCATCATTACCTATTTTATTAGTATTATCGAATATGGAACGCTGTTATCTATTTTGTATCCGATTTTTGGCTATATAGGTCTCGCTTTTTTAATCTTATTGTGGGTGCGTCCTGATAAAGAATAA
- a CDS encoding ATP-dependent Clp protease ATP-binding subunit, whose amino-acid sequence MLCQQCHKRQATIHLRYQLNNQINETHICQECYQDVVNYAGLNGNNTPYDHQFPFGSWNKSIQKENKQKDSFLENHAKNLSTLAKTGRVDPVIGRDDELEQVIEILNRRNKNNPVLIGEPGVGKTAIAEGLALKVAEGSVPEKLLNKTVYVLDVASLVANTGIRGQFEEKMKKLIEEVQSDPSIILFIDELHLLVGAGSAEGSMDAGNILKPALARGELQLIGATTLKEYRKIEKDAALERRFQPVTVKEPTLEAAAKILSGLKDRYEDFHQVTYTDEAIKACVELSHRYIQDRFLPDKAIDLLDQAGSKVQLDANKGSSSEIKKQLAILQEKKEQALKLEHYEEAAKLRDQENNLLKQLNEVSESSEKPVVSVDVIHQLIEKKTGIPVGKLENEENLKLKNLENAMKQKVIGQNQAIEKVARAVKRSRAGLKAKSRPIGSFLFVGPTGVGKTELAKTLAYELFGTKDALIRLDMSEYMEKHSISKIIGSPPGYVGHEDAGQLTEKIRRNPYSIILLDEIEKAHPDVQHLFLQILEDGRLTDSHGTTVSFKDTVIIMTSNAGVSEAKKAPVGFNQSDVEEETSILERLGGFFKPEFLNRFDSIIEFNSLEEPELIQIVELLLQELANTLQAEHQIELDVTEEAKKLIAKHGYHPQFGARPLRRVIQEKIEDPIADLLLESSSISKIVVEVTDSELSIQSI is encoded by the coding sequence ATGCTTTGTCAACAATGTCATAAACGTCAGGCAACAATTCATCTTCGCTATCAATTGAACAATCAAATAAACGAAACTCATATTTGCCAAGAGTGTTATCAAGATGTTGTTAACTATGCTGGTCTTAATGGGAATAACACCCCGTATGATCATCAATTCCCTTTTGGATCTTGGAATAAATCAATACAAAAAGAAAATAAACAAAAAGATTCATTCCTTGAAAATCATGCCAAAAACTTATCGACTCTTGCTAAAACCGGAAGAGTAGATCCAGTTATCGGCAGGGATGATGAGTTGGAGCAGGTTATTGAAATTTTAAATAGAAGAAATAAGAACAATCCTGTCTTAATTGGAGAACCTGGCGTTGGGAAAACAGCCATTGCAGAAGGATTAGCATTAAAAGTTGCAGAAGGCAGTGTCCCTGAAAAACTATTGAATAAAACCGTATACGTGTTAGACGTAGCTTCACTTGTCGCCAACACAGGAATCCGCGGCCAATTTGAGGAGAAAATGAAAAAGCTTATCGAAGAAGTTCAAAGTGATCCAAGCATTATCTTATTTATTGATGAACTTCATTTATTGGTTGGTGCAGGATCAGCAGAAGGCTCTATGGATGCCGGAAACATTCTTAAGCCCGCATTAGCACGGGGCGAGCTGCAATTAATTGGTGCAACCACCTTAAAAGAATACCGAAAAATTGAAAAGGATGCCGCTTTGGAAAGAAGATTTCAGCCTGTTACCGTAAAAGAACCGACACTTGAAGCGGCTGCCAAAATTTTGTCAGGTCTAAAGGATCGTTACGAGGATTTCCATCAGGTCACCTATACAGATGAAGCAATCAAAGCCTGTGTCGAACTTTCACATCGATATATTCAAGACCGCTTCCTGCCTGACAAAGCGATTGATTTATTAGATCAGGCTGGTTCAAAAGTGCAGCTCGACGCAAATAAAGGCTCAAGTTCAGAAATTAAAAAACAGTTGGCCATTCTCCAAGAGAAAAAAGAACAAGCTTTAAAACTTGAACATTATGAAGAAGCGGCCAAGCTAAGAGATCAGGAAAATAACCTGCTAAAGCAGCTAAATGAAGTAAGTGAATCCAGTGAAAAACCTGTTGTTTCGGTTGATGTGATTCATCAACTAATTGAAAAGAAAACAGGCATTCCTGTCGGAAAATTAGAGAATGAAGAAAATTTGAAGCTTAAAAACCTTGAGAATGCTATGAAGCAAAAGGTAATAGGTCAAAATCAGGCAATTGAAAAAGTAGCAAGAGCGGTTAAGCGCAGTCGTGCCGGTCTTAAAGCAAAGTCAAGACCGATTGGATCCTTCCTATTTGTTGGTCCTACCGGTGTTGGTAAAACGGAACTTGCCAAGACACTTGCCTATGAACTATTTGGCACAAAAGATGCATTGATTCGCCTCGATATGAGTGAGTACATGGAAAAACACAGTATTTCTAAAATTATTGGGTCACCACCGGGCTATGTTGGACATGAAGACGCGGGACAATTAACTGAAAAAATCCGCCGGAACCCATATAGTATTATTCTCTTAGACGAAATTGAAAAAGCTCACCCAGATGTGCAGCATCTGTTTCTGCAAATCTTAGAGGATGGCCGTTTAACAGATAGTCACGGAACTACAGTAAGCTTTAAAGACACAGTGATTATTATGACATCGAATGCTGGTGTATCAGAAGCAAAGAAAGCTCCTGTAGGTTTTAATCAGTCCGATGTTGAAGAGGAAACAAGTATTTTAGAAAGACTTGGAGGCTTCTTTAAGCCTGAGTTCCTAAACCGATTTGACAGCATTATTGAGTTCAACAGCCTTGAGGAACCAGAGCTAATCCAAATCGTAGAACTGCTTCTACAAGAATTAGCAAATACCCTCCAAGCTGAACATCAGATTGAGCTTGATGTAACAGAAGAAGCGAAAAAATTGATCGCAAAACATGGCTATCACCCTCAATTTGGTGCAAGACCATTACGACGAGTGATTCAAGAAAAAATAGAAGATCCAATTGCTGATCTTCTTTTAGAAAGTTCATCCATCAGCAAGATTGTTGTCGAAGTGACAGACAGTGAACTTTCCATTCAATCAATCTAG
- a CDS encoding YkvS family protein yields the protein MKKAEVGNLIEFRNGLRGVVEKVNENSVIVDLTYMDNYRDLELEQKTVVNHKNYKVLKDSL from the coding sequence TTGAAAAAGGCTGAAGTAGGGAACCTAATTGAATTTCGCAACGGTTTAAGAGGGGTTGTAGAAAAAGTAAATGAAAACTCGGTAATTGTTGATTTAACCTATATGGATAACTACAGAGATTTAGAGTTGGAGCAAAAAACCGTGGTTAACCATAAAAACTATAAAGTTTTGAAAGATAGTCTCTAA
- a CDS encoding M3 family oligoendopeptidase: MKFQEYQYERPNLEAYKQDFNRLLDQFKKATSFDQVNEAMQEINRVRNQFDTLANLVYIRHSINTEDEFYKAEQDFMDESYPEMDGLAVSFYEALVESPFRKELEAKWGRQLFALADLKLKTFKPEIIPLLQKENKLSSEYTKLTASAKIPFEGEERTLAQLGPFMESKDRDMRIKANNARFGFMADNKEKLDQIYDELVKVRTEIAQKLGFKNFVELGYARMQRVGYDAQMVANFRKQVETYIVPLASKLIQRQSERIGIKPLKFYDESLKFTTGNAVPKGSPEWIIDNGKTMYAELSNEANEFFQFMLDHELMDLVAKKGKAGGGYCTYIADYQSPFIFSNFNGTSGDIDVLTHEAGHAFQVYSSRQYEVPEYQFPTHEACEIHSMSMEFFTWPWMELFFKEDTDKYKFSHLSEALLFLPYGVSVDEYQHWVYENYEATPDERNHAWREIEKKYLPHRDYDGNEYLENGGYWQRQSHIYNSPFYYIDYTLAQICAFQYWVKAQKNQKDAWQSYVDLCKLGGSLSFTELVQSAGLKSPFEEGCIESVIDEINEWLSSVDDTKL; the protein is encoded by the coding sequence ATGAAATTTCAAGAATATCAATATGAAAGACCTAATTTAGAGGCTTATAAGCAGGATTTTAATCGTTTGCTGGATCAGTTTAAGAAAGCAACATCCTTTGATCAGGTAAATGAAGCAATGCAGGAGATAAATCGAGTAAGAAATCAGTTTGATACACTGGCAAACCTTGTTTACATACGGCACTCTATCAATACGGAGGACGAATTTTATAAGGCAGAGCAGGATTTCATGGATGAGTCCTATCCTGAAATGGATGGTTTAGCCGTTTCATTTTATGAGGCATTAGTTGAATCTCCTTTTCGAAAGGAACTAGAGGCAAAATGGGGAAGACAATTATTTGCATTAGCAGACCTAAAATTAAAAACATTCAAACCTGAAATTATTCCGCTGCTTCAAAAAGAAAATAAACTATCCAGTGAATATACAAAATTAACGGCTTCTGCAAAAATTCCGTTTGAAGGGGAGGAAAGAACTCTTGCTCAGTTAGGGCCTTTTATGGAATCTAAGGACCGGGATATGCGGATTAAGGCTAATAATGCCAGATTTGGGTTCATGGCAGATAATAAGGAGAAATTAGATCAGATCTATGATGAATTAGTAAAAGTAAGAACAGAAATTGCACAAAAATTAGGTTTTAAAAATTTTGTAGAACTCGGATATGCGAGAATGCAAAGAGTCGGGTATGATGCCCAAATGGTTGCTAATTTTAGAAAGCAGGTTGAAACCTATATCGTTCCATTAGCATCTAAATTAATCCAACGGCAAAGTGAGAGAATTGGGATTAAACCCTTAAAATTTTATGATGAGAGTTTAAAATTTACTACCGGAAATGCTGTACCAAAAGGCTCTCCAGAATGGATTATTGATAACGGAAAGACTATGTATGCTGAATTATCAAATGAAGCCAATGAATTTTTCCAGTTTATGCTTGACCATGAATTAATGGATTTAGTAGCGAAAAAAGGAAAGGCCGGCGGAGGGTACTGTACTTATATAGCCGATTACCAATCTCCTTTTATTTTCTCTAATTTTAATGGGACTTCTGGCGATATCGATGTATTAACGCATGAAGCAGGACATGCTTTTCAAGTATACTCAAGCAGGCAGTACGAGGTTCCTGAGTATCAGTTCCCTACACATGAGGCTTGTGAGATTCATTCAATGTCGATGGAATTCTTTACTTGGCCATGGATGGAGCTGTTCTTTAAAGAAGATACGGATAAGTATAAATTTTCCCACCTAAGTGAGGCACTTTTGTTCCTTCCTTATGGAGTATCGGTAGATGAATATCAGCATTGGGTTTATGAGAACTATGAGGCAACACCAGATGAGAGAAATCATGCCTGGAGAGAAATTGAAAAGAAATATCTGCCACATCGTGACTATGATGGGAATGAGTATTTAGAGAACGGCGGTTATTGGCAACGCCAGAGTCATATCTATAATTCTCCTTTCTATTATATTGACTATACACTTGCCCAAATTTGTGCTTTTCAATATTGGGTCAAGGCGCAAAAGAATCAAAAAGATGCATGGCAAAGCTATGTAGATTTATGTAAACTGGGCGGCAGTTTATCCTTTACTGAGCTAGTTCAATCTGCTGGGCTTAAATCTCCTTTTGAAGAAGGCTGTATCGAATCTGTTATTGATGAAATCAATGAGTGGCTTTCTTCCGTTGATGATACGAAACTATAA
- the phnE gene encoding phosphonate ABC transporter, permease protein PhnE: protein MELIVPPKKKKSSSQKAKIAIGIIAVIVLYVWTFMGINIEWARSYERMLNNFDRVIPKLFDLNFKEDYAEVRDAMIQTLYIAFVGSLMAAILAVPLGFFAAQNMVKNVVAATIGKWILSAIRAFPDVILAIIFVAAVGPTPFAGVLAIAIGSTGMLGKMYSEVLESIDMQVVEAMEAAGANKIQIMFHGIIPQIIPEFLSYAIYRFEVDVRASTILGIVGAGGIGTAIVIAKSNRDWNEMGMIILVIIVVVTVIDFLSAAIRKRIV, encoded by the coding sequence ATGGAATTAATAGTACCTCCTAAAAAGAAAAAATCTTCATCGCAAAAAGCAAAAATAGCTATAGGAATAATAGCTGTTATTGTTTTATATGTTTGGACATTTATGGGGATAAATATTGAGTGGGCTAGATCATACGAACGAATGCTTAATAACTTCGACCGAGTGATTCCAAAATTATTTGACCTTAATTTTAAAGAAGATTATGCCGAAGTAAGAGATGCGATGATTCAAACTCTTTATATTGCGTTTGTAGGCTCTTTAATGGCGGCTATACTAGCTGTTCCATTAGGTTTCTTCGCAGCGCAAAATATGGTTAAAAATGTTGTGGCTGCAACAATCGGTAAGTGGATTTTAAGTGCAATTCGTGCATTTCCAGATGTTATCTTAGCCATTATTTTCGTAGCGGCTGTTGGTCCTACCCCATTTGCCGGGGTTCTGGCAATTGCGATTGGCTCAACAGGAATGCTTGGAAAGATGTACTCAGAGGTATTAGAGTCCATCGATATGCAAGTAGTGGAAGCGATGGAGGCTGCAGGAGCGAATAAGATTCAAATTATGTTCCACGGAATCATTCCACAAATTATTCCTGAATTTTTGTCCTATGCGATTTACCGGTTTGAAGTCGATGTCCGTGCATCAACCATCCTCGGTATTGTCGGGGCTGGCGGGATTGGAACGGCGATTGTTATTGCAAAATCAAATCGTGATTGGAATGAAATGGGAATGATCATTCTCGTAATCATTGTCGTTGTTACAGTTATTGATTTCTTATCTGCAGCTATAAGAAAGCGTATTGTATAA
- a CDS encoding CPBP family intramembrane glutamic endopeptidase, giving the protein MLLERREQLKLFIGVISAHFLLNFTYKDEDVFWYMFTASSLVLISYAIVNGQIEDKLSPASFLFYGIVSGLLLFGAFYLGYILLEAIGSASVRDVSKLYRDFAPSNIWQFLALILFVVPGEEIFWRGYVFSKFKKHSNLMYSIIASSILYASVQIYADAWILVIAAIVAGVFWNILYHWKKSMPLIIVSHLTFDLLLFWYLPV; this is encoded by the coding sequence ATGCTGCTGGAAAGAAGGGAACAACTTAAACTATTTATCGGAGTCATTAGCGCACATTTTCTTTTAAATTTTACTTATAAAGATGAGGATGTTTTTTGGTATATGTTCACAGCAAGTTCCCTAGTCCTCATTAGTTACGCGATTGTAAATGGTCAAATTGAGGATAAGCTTTCACCAGCTTCTTTTTTGTTCTATGGAATCGTTTCGGGTTTGCTTCTGTTTGGAGCCTTCTACTTAGGCTACATTCTCCTAGAAGCTATCGGATCAGCTAGCGTCCGTGATGTGTCGAAGCTTTATCGGGATTTTGCTCCAAGCAATATCTGGCAATTTTTAGCACTCATTCTATTCGTGGTCCCAGGAGAAGAAATTTTTTGGAGAGGCTATGTCTTTTCAAAATTCAAGAAACACTCAAATCTGATGTATAGCATTATAGCCTCAAGTATACTCTATGCTTCCGTTCAAATTTATGCCGATGCGTGGATTCTTGTCATAGCAGCCATCGTCGCAGGTGTATTTTGGAATATCTTATACCATTGGAAAAAAAGTATGCCGCTAATAATTGTTTCTCACCTGACATTTGATCTTCTTCTTTTTTGGTATCTGCCTGTCTAA
- the phnE gene encoding phosphonate ABC transporter, permease protein PhnE — MNLEKKGPSKAKAPSLVPAKKKAQVTAIFAVVLGFYFWSAYKTESTVPELIEGIPDMQRVFGFFFPPDWGVVKQIWESLAETIQMAVIATTIAAILTIPLCLLAASNITTNKYLYTFVRVVLNILRTIPDIVLAVIFVGLFGIGVLPGILALIIFSLGILAKLISETIEAIDMNPLEAMKAAGAGSIQTIGFAVVPQVLPQFISFTLYVFEINIRASVVLGLVGAGGIGTILNSLLNFRQFEAAMGVIIVIFVLVIIIEYISKKLREALI, encoded by the coding sequence GTGAATTTAGAAAAGAAGGGACCTTCAAAAGCAAAAGCGCCTAGTCTTGTTCCAGCAAAGAAAAAAGCCCAAGTTACGGCGATTTTCGCGGTTGTATTAGGATTTTACTTTTGGAGTGCATATAAGACGGAATCTACGGTCCCTGAGCTTATTGAAGGGATTCCCGATATGCAGCGTGTGTTTGGTTTCTTTTTCCCGCCTGATTGGGGAGTTGTTAAACAAATTTGGGAATCATTAGCTGAAACGATTCAAATGGCTGTCATTGCCACAACAATAGCAGCAATTCTAACGATTCCTTTATGTCTGTTAGCTGCAAGTAATATTACAACCAATAAATATCTCTATACATTTGTAAGAGTCGTTTTGAATATTCTCCGTACAATTCCGGATATTGTTCTTGCAGTTATATTTGTAGGCTTATTTGGAATTGGTGTGTTACCAGGGATATTAGCTCTTATAATTTTCTCTTTAGGTATTTTGGCAAAATTAATAAGTGAAACCATCGAGGCTATCGATATGAACCCTCTTGAGGCAATGAAGGCTGCAGGAGCTGGCTCAATTCAAACGATTGGATTCGCCGTGGTACCTCAAGTTTTACCTCAATTTATTTCATTTACCCTTTATGTATTTGAAATTAACATCCGTGCTTCTGTAGTTCTAGGTTTAGTAGGTGCAGGTGGTATAGGTACAATCTTGAATAGCTTATTGAACTTTAGACAATTTGAAGCTGCTATGGGTGTTATTATCGTCATTTTTGTGTTAGTTATTATAATTGAGTATATTAGTAAGAAGTTAAGGGAGGCTCTAATTTAA
- the phnC gene encoding phosphonate ABC transporter ATP-binding protein, whose product MIEFKNVSLVYPNGTEGLKNINVEIKDGEFVVIVGLSGAGKSTFIRSINRLVTPTSGELLIDGQDILKVKGNDLRKLRTKIGMIFQNYNLVKRSSVIKNVLAGRLGYTGTFRSILNLFKKEDVALAYANLKRVNIEDKLYNRADELSGGQQQRVSIARVLTQKPNYILADEPVASLDPPTSHQVMTYLRKINKEDNITTIVNLHHVDMALQYADRIIGMRAGEIVFDGPAPEVTEKTFEQIYGRPIQEEDKLGGVLE is encoded by the coding sequence GTGATTGAATTTAAAAACGTTTCCCTTGTGTATCCTAACGGAACAGAGGGTTTAAAAAACATTAATGTGGAAATTAAAGATGGTGAATTTGTGGTTATCGTCGGTTTATCCGGAGCTGGGAAATCAACGTTCATTCGTAGCATCAATCGTTTAGTTACACCAACTAGTGGAGAATTATTGATAGATGGACAAGATATCTTAAAGGTCAAAGGCAATGACTTGCGTAAATTGCGTACGAAAATTGGCATGATTTTTCAAAACTATAACTTAGTAAAACGTTCAAGTGTGATTAAAAACGTGTTAGCCGGTAGATTAGGCTACACAGGTACTTTTAGAAGTATTTTAAACTTATTTAAAAAAGAAGATGTCGCGTTAGCGTATGCAAATCTTAAGCGCGTTAATATAGAAGATAAATTGTACAACCGGGCAGATGAGCTAAGTGGCGGGCAACAGCAACGCGTTAGTATTGCACGTGTTTTAACCCAAAAACCAAATTATATTTTAGCAGATGAGCCTGTTGCTTCACTAGACCCTCCAACTTCACATCAAGTGATGACTTACTTAAGAAAGATTAATAAAGAGGACAATATTACAACCATCGTCAACCTTCACCATGTTGATATGGCCCTGCAATATGCAGATCGTATAATTGGTATGAGAGCTGGTGAGATTGTATTTGATGGTCCTGCTCCAGAAGTTACAGAAAAAACGTTTGAACAAATTTATGGGCGTCCAATTCAAGAGGAAGATAAGCTTGGGGGTGTCCTAGAGTGA
- a CDS encoding bifunctional metallophosphatase/5'-nucleotidase codes for MTVSQQINLIILETSDVHGNIFPINYGTNEETPLGLAKIATVIKKEREKNPYTLLIDNGDLIQGTPLTYHYIKFANQQPNPMIKILNSLEYDAAVIGNHEFNYGMKVLNQAVHESAFPWLSCNILHKATKEPYFGKPYIIKSFANGLRVAVLGVTTHYIPNWENPYHISELAFEVALQATKKWVEYLRDHEQFDLLVVSYHGGFEKDLGTGKATEPLTGENQAYEICHSIQGIDVLLTGHQHRTIASESLNGVSVVQPSFNGKGIGKITIKMEKQHDSWAVCHKKAEVIMMDDVETDQDMIRLTYEYEDSTQKWLDQPIGSIEGDMTIHDPMMVRVEEHPLIEFINKVQMEATGAKISNTALFNNSSRGFTSKVTMRDLVSNYVYPNTLTVLQITGADMKAALEQSATYFKLSSDGQIMVNSDFSEPKPQHYNYDMWEGIHYIIDVSEPAGHRIKDLSFNGKPVDPDELYEVVMNNYRAGGGGEYTMFKNKPVIKEIQTDMTELLANYFLTHQTIRAEVNYNWKVVGGRYPH; via the coding sequence ATGACTGTCAGCCAGCAAATAAATTTAATCATTTTAGAGACTAGTGATGTGCATGGAAACATTTTTCCTATCAATTATGGGACTAATGAGGAAACCCCTTTAGGTCTGGCTAAAATAGCCACAGTAATTAAAAAGGAGAGAGAAAAGAATCCTTATACTTTATTAATTGATAATGGCGATTTGATTCAAGGGACTCCGTTAACCTACCATTACATAAAATTTGCCAATCAGCAGCCAAATCCTATGATTAAAATCTTAAATAGCCTTGAATATGATGCAGCAGTTATTGGCAATCATGAGTTTAATTATGGAATGAAAGTTTTGAATCAGGCCGTTCATGAATCGGCATTTCCATGGCTGTCATGCAATATTCTTCATAAAGCAACAAAAGAACCTTATTTTGGGAAGCCATATATCATTAAATCCTTTGCAAATGGTTTAAGAGTGGCTGTCTTGGGAGTTACCACTCATTATATACCGAATTGGGAAAATCCATATCACATTTCCGAACTTGCTTTTGAGGTTGCACTTCAGGCAACAAAAAAATGGGTGGAATATTTAAGGGATCATGAACAGTTTGATTTATTGGTTGTTTCCTATCATGGAGGATTCGAGAAAGATTTAGGAACCGGGAAAGCTACAGAACCGTTAACAGGAGAAAATCAGGCATACGAAATATGTCATAGCATTCAGGGGATAGACGTTCTCCTCACCGGGCATCAGCATCGGACCATTGCGTCCGAATCGTTGAATGGTGTGTCCGTTGTTCAGCCGTCATTTAATGGAAAAGGAATTGGCAAGATTACGATTAAAATGGAAAAACAACACGATTCTTGGGCGGTTTGTCATAAAAAAGCAGAAGTGATTATGATGGATGACGTAGAAACAGATCAGGATATGATTCGGCTAACTTACGAGTATGAAGATAGCACACAAAAGTGGCTCGATCAGCCAATTGGATCAATTGAAGGAGATATGACAATTCATGATCCAATGATGGTTAGAGTGGAAGAACATCCTCTTATTGAATTTATTAATAAGGTGCAAATGGAGGCTACTGGAGCGAAAATATCAAATACGGCTCTTTTTAATAATAGTTCAAGAGGTTTTACTTCTAAAGTGACAATGAGAGATCTGGTATCCAACTATGTTTATCCCAATACACTAACAGTTCTGCAAATAACAGGTGCTGACATGAAGGCTGCTTTAGAGCAGTCTGCTACCTATTTTAAACTTTCTTCTGACGGACAGATCATGGTAAATTCGGATTTTAGTGAACCAAAGCCGCAGCACTACAATTACGACATGTGGGAAGGCATTCATTATATCATCGATGTATCAGAGCCTGCTGGCCATAGAATTAAAGATCTTTCTTTCAATGGAAAACCTGTTGATCCGGATGAACTTTATGAGGTGGTTATGAATAATTACCGGGCAGGCGGCGGCGGTGAGTATACGATGTTTAAAAATAAACCTGTCATCAAAGAAATTCAAACCGACATGACAGAATTATTAGCAAACTATTTTCTAACTCATCAAACGATACGGGCTGAGGTCAATTACAATTGGAAGGTTGTTGGCGGAAGGTACCCTCATTAA